In Miscanthus floridulus cultivar M001 chromosome 8, ASM1932011v1, whole genome shotgun sequence, the sequence CGCATAGCTAGGACACGCGTGTGTGTGCCTACCTCAACAAGCCGAGTTTGCTGAGCATGCCGACCCTGCTCTCCGCGAGGTCCCGCGGCACCAACCGCGGCGGAGAGGCGGCCGACGCCGACGGTGGGGCTGGTGGAAACCGCGCGTGCTATGGCATCGCGGCGTGCTCGGTGGCGCTGCTCCTGTTCTGCGCCCTGGCCGTCTCCGTCAGCCTCTGGATGGCGTTCACGTTCGGTGGACTCGCCCTGGTCGCCTTCGGCGCCGCCGGCTGCCTCGCACGGGGGCCCAACCGCAGCAGCGACGGCGTGAGCGCCCAGAGAGAGGCAGCAGGAGCCGCACCGAGGACGCAACGCAGGTTCGGGCTGCCCAAGGCCGCGATCAATGCGCTGCCGACGTTCGCCTACGAGCTTAGCCTTATTAGAGGCGCCGACGGCGCCGAGGGCGAGGGCGGCGACCTCGAGTCCGGGACGGAAGCGGCAGGCGGCGAGCCGTGCTCGGTGTGCCTCGAGGACGTCCAGGCCGGCGAGATGGTGCGGCAGCTGCCGGCGTGCAAGCACCTGTTCCACGTCGGGTGCATCGACATGTGGCTGCACTCGCACCGGACGTGCCCAGTGTGCCGGTGCAACCTCTTGACACCGCCGAGGAAAGTCGCTGCCAAagcggcgcccgcgcccgcgcccacaGCTGAGGCTGCGGAACCGCCGGCTGACGAAGCCCTGCCACCAGTGTAGGTGTCTGTGTTTTGTCATACTACCATTCTAGAGATGACAAAAGAATCTCTGCACATAGCACACGTAAGCACCTTGCACGTCATAAACTAGTTGAAATGTAactctcgcaaaaaaaaaaaggtagaaATAAGTAGCTATTTTTTATTCGTTTCCCCGATAATAACTGTAGATGATCCTGTCTATACAACTATGTTCCATAATATATGTAGAACAGAGACTGAAAGAAGTATATGTATAAAGTTTGACAGATGACATTTCAGCTATGTATAAAGTTTGACAGCTGACATTTCAACTATGTTCCATAATTTGCACCTCTTTCATTTGGAGTGCTACAAATCATCCTCAAAGGGAAAAAAAATCTATGATACTACCTCCGTTTTCTTTTATACAGGGTAATAAATGGCGGGCGGTAGTGGCCGCAATTGCGGACGCAATAGCGGTCTACGAGGTAGCGCTCTTAACTTTGTGATCGCAATTCTAAATAGCGGGCGATATTGCGGGCCGCAATTGCACGTAGCAGGCCGCAATTGCATGGAAACAAATAACCCTAACCAGCCCAGCCCTACgactcacccccccccccccccccccccaactcaCACACTCGCGCATCAGATGTAAAAAAACATCAATTTTTCATCTTACTTTCTTATTGAATACTGACCTTTGCAAGATTTTGTGATTATATTGATACAGAACTTGCAATTTTCAACCATGAGGCCGATGATGTTGTTGCTTCTGACAATGACAATGAGTGATAGCCTTGTGAACTAtggctgataagtcataataTGTTTGTTTGCAAACTCTTAATGTGATGATTTAATGCATGGAACACAATGTTTGTTTTCTTAATTTAAGTATGTGAGTCATGAGTCCTTTGAGTGCAACTAAGTGTCTATTTATACTCATTATTCATGATATATGTACTTAAAATCATATGAGATATCAGGTGTCGCTATTGGAACTTATCGTCCGCAATATCGCCTGCTATCCATAATCCGCTACCTCGACGTCAATCCGCTATCAACCCACTATACGCTATTTATTACATTGCTTTTATAATATGCAGTTTGACATGATACGGTCTCTTCAATTACACTTTAACTATTTTttgttttatattatattatttatgcttataaATCTATGGTAATTGGATAGTACATTTGATTACAAATCTAACTATATCAAATTTGTATTATGACAGTTAAAAATTGTTAGCTAATTAAACTACTTGTTAACAATTTTAAAGTTAAATCTCAATATGCATGTGCACTTTATAAAAGAATATGGAGGGAGTATCAATCAAATAAAGATTAAGGGTGTGTTTGTGGGTGAGTGGAAACTATGGTGGGTTGGAGGTGTGGGACCGAGGGGGTGGGGATACCATTGTAGATTTGAAGACGAGCCAGCGGTATGGGAAGACTaaagccccctttggcacggctcatccaaaacggcttcaccgctgaagccaaagccggtgaaaccagaaaaactggcttttcccggcttctagtttattttaaccccggcttacaaaacggcttcacgctacagtgcctcaatttgcgtaaaatagatgaagccgaagccggcataagccgtgtcaaagaagccggcataagccgaaGCCGGCAGTCAGTATTTGGCGTGAGAAGATCTGCTTGATTATGCTGACAGGTTATCAGAAAGCAAAAGGACCAAATCAAGCTAGCTCTGTTGACTTTATTTGCACGACAACATATCCACTTCACATGATCAACACACAGTACTTCTCAAAGCAAGCAGATCGAAACATACAACAATAGGTTGAACATCCATGGCTAGAGCCTAGAGACACACCTACAACCGTACAACGATCTACAACAGTAGGCTAGAGAGACAGACACATACAACGACTGTAAGCTGAAGGGAGAAGAAGCATGATACTGACATAAAGCAAACCGAGGGCAGCACCACCTGACCACCAGAGCTAGCTAGCTGGCCGAGTACGTACGTGGCTCAGTGGCTGACACAGAACTAGTTGTTCATCACCTTCTCCTTCTCGGCCTCCTCGCGTTGGGAGCGGTGGCCATGGCCAAACCTTTTCTTGATGGCCTTCCTCCACCGCTTCGCCATGTTTccctcctcctcgtcatcatcgtccttgttgttgttcttgatctGATGCGacagcttgttcttcttcttcttcaccgatTCGTCCTCGACGTGGTGGTGACGACCGTGGATGCGCTTCTTCGTGTtctcctcctccttgtcctcgTCATCGCTTTGCCGGAGGTGCTTCTTTGCCTGCTTCTCCTTCTTCCCCTTGTTGTCGCCGTCGTGGtgcttctttgttttcttcttcccctctttcttcttgtttgccttctccttttcctcctcatcctcgtccttgtcttcgtcacTGTCCGGGTGCGACCGATCCGGGTCTGGCTCCGCAACGGGCTCCACCGGCGATCGATCTGGGTCTGGCTCCGCGACGGACTCCACCGGCGACCGATCTGGATCTGGCTCCGCAACGGGCTCCACTGGCGACCGATCCGGGTCTGGCTCCGCAACGCTGGATGGCAGGCGGAGGAGTCCCTCCGCATCCTCCTGAACTGCGTGCACCTTGGCGGGGACGACGGCGCTGTACGAGGACGAGGCGTTCGTGGCGGAGTCGGCTTGGAGGGCGTCACAGTGAGAGACGACGATGAggtaggagaggaggaggaggaggaaggccaTGGTGGCCGACACGCCCAGGGCCATGGTAGGCGTGCTTGCGGCAGTTCCTTCCAGCCACGGGGAATGGAAATATGGAATGCGATGGTGGACTGGATAAGGATGCAGAGAAGAAGAGGACCGAGCTGAGGCCTGGAGGGAGCAGGGAGGCAGTGTGGGTCCCACATACATACGTGGGCCTAGTTTCGCGACTCGGTTGCAGGATGGGTCAAAGTCAAACGGCTTGCTTACTGGCTGCAACAGTTCCACTTAAAAAAAAAACTGGTTGCAACAATTGCCGATTCCTTTTCGATCTCCACCCCaatcctttttttttaaaaaaaacacacGCCAACTACTAGGCACTGACTGTACTACAGAATAGAAGTACATACCGCTAGAGCATGCCCTCATCACCACATACGGCCTTCACCTGTGGAAAACTGGAACCCGGCAGGCTGCAGCTAGTGCACTGTCTGTGTGCTCGTCACTTCGTCACCGTATCCATTGATGACTAATATAGTACGTATATAATAACGTGATTAACGACTAAGCAGGTGCCGACGACAGCGACCGGCCGGCCGGCCTAATCATCGGTTTCTTTATACAAGTATCTACCGCTACACCTTCGTTCATTCATCGGACCAACGAAAATTAGACGAAGAAACAAGTTTATTGGCCAAGGTGCGTGGTAGTACGCGAGTGGCTACGTTCTTGTTAATTTATTAGTTGTTCCTTCGAAGCCAAGTTATCAATGCCAATGTCATGCTTGCTTGCATGGCTAATTAATGGTGCTTGTCCAAATATTCTGTTCCACAAATGATTTCTATAGGGGATGAGAAAACATCATTTCTGATGTTGAGAGATGGGTGTTACATCACATTGAAAAAAAAATACATACCCTTTTACCTTCCTTCacacgtgggacccacatgtaaGTGACTCATTTTTCCTTTGTTGGTCCTGGATGCCTCTTTCTCCCTTCCCTCTTTTCTCAATTATTAAGAGGAGAGCTCTAATCACTACGCCACATTCGCACAGTAGGAACGAGGCcttttttactgtaggggcgacTGGGGTTGGGGGCACCCCTaaagtgggcgtcctcgggccccagcagcccagccgcccctacatatggcactgtaggggcggctggtaacctaagccacccctacagttggggctgatctattggggcggctcaatcaccagccgcccctacagtgcccatttgtaggggcggctgccaccagccgcccctgctgtttaactgtagggacggctgaatcaccagccgcccctactgatggcgcacgaataaatagcagtCACCCCTTCTTTCACCTCGGGACACTCTTCTAAAAAAAGTTGGGAGGCCTTaggctcctcctaaaaattgctctactaagaggggaggttttgatctcaaatcctttggtggagatgctctaaaaggtaagaaaatgcttctccaactctttattttaagtttaattcgttggttagtgagtaatttgatttttggttttctctctcttccatggagcttgagctagttatgagtgaaattggatcctaattttcactatattagggtaaattaggtagggaagtaagattgcaccctttgttactacatctttgttgattttagtgtagtattagtgaagtttgatgcatgtgtcatgaaaccctatatctagatctagatctaggattttgtttttttttctttttcaattttttttatgtgactagggtttgcatgtaggtgaatgtgtaagattttaattattgctaatgtgtaaaatatcatctaccatggctactaattatcatttaatatttattttgattcctttctataatgtgtgtttttaattagttatggataaataggccattaattaattatcctctaccatgaaattgAAATGGAGTTTGtatgaaaggtagtggatgaaatattaaatgttgctaattgttttctttgaaattatttatttgaaccaattaatttatattttaaaatatttatgcattaatagtcaattgattaactatcctctactaccatggtgcgtgtctcaggtatatacaattattctcgagtaatattctttctttggttgttttgtttctataagatggactacaggaactcttggatgtatggttcattaagacACGACGCTCTTTTCCATGATGAgatggacaaattcatcaaagccacagagaagcatgcagcgacgttgcaactttataatggaccaaattatgtaccataaaggcacttaccatcatcttctttccaacttaggtagtaatcctttATACCAACACCTTTGGGAGACTGATAGGCTAGCCCTAGGTtgttgatgacaatgtggacttgtggtatggtttggatcagactttggaacgGTTTGAACTTTGTTTTGCATGATGGActtgtgaattatgacttgtgatgatgttctaaataatggtcttatgtttgtggatgtatatatgtatatttgtggcagtcagattcgaatttgaattatatatatatatatatggttagatttgaatttgaatttttttttgctggaaaatccactgtaggggcggttcttgattgaaccgcccttacaaatacacatagtaggggcggctggtgatacagccatccttacagaagtccactataggggcggctgatattaccagccgcccttacagagggcactgtaggggcggctaaaaaCACCAACCGCTCCTACAGAGGGCACTAcaggggcggtcaggaaaccgcccctacagaggcaccctttgtaggaacaccctgggaagggcggctagcgcagccacccctacaaaggctttagagctgcccctacagttaacttctgtagtagtgaatgcgaatatggttatctagtgccactatgtGTTgatttacatgcatatacattagACCTAGTGATGTGGTGAGTAGCAAGCGAAAATGCAATATGAAAAATACTAACTCAGTCCTTAGATGTTGGGCAAAACAATTGAGAGTGGACATGCTTGCTAAGAGGGGAACAAAAAGCACTCGGTGGTGCTACATTGCACTCACCAGAGTGCTCTAGTGCTACACCAGTGGTGCCACCGGAGTGCTAGACCTGTGCGTTGACTTGAGTCATTTTCAGGCGCCAACACCTTGCATTTTGGTGCCCCACTGGAGTGCTTCACATTGCTATTTGGTGTGAACTTAACTGAGTGTGGGGTTGCTCAAAAATCCTCACCAGAGACGTCTGGTGGCCTCACCGGAGGTTCCACCGAATTGTTCTACAAGAGAGGGTGTAAAATGGGACTTTGAGCACTAATGTTCACCAGAGTCATCCCGTGCATCACCGGAGGTGGCAATGGACCTTTAGTTCAAAGAGCCTGCTTTCAAGGTTTGGCAGCCAGAGTTCACTAGAGCTATCCAGTGCTTCATTGGACTCATCATCGGAGTACCCGTACAAGGCAATGACTAGTTTTTGAGCCATTGAAAACTAGTCATTGGAGCCCTCTGGTGTGAACTTCGGTGCACCACTGAATGTCTCCGATGAGCCCACAACGGCTGTTTGAAGAGGGTAATGGTTGGCTCTTggtgtggggctataaataggacTTGTGGTCGGGCTTGGCCATGCTCTTgcaaccccaagctgatgcccaCATCCTTGAGAGCTTGAGTTGCATTGAATCACATTGGGGTGAGATTGGAGAGGCTCTAGTGCATTTGCATCATCGATTTGCTTCTCATGGCACTAGTTGAGCGTGGCGGCATTGattgttcttgttactcttggtgattgcctcACCTAGCTGGCTTGGAGCTTGAAGGATCGTTGAGGGGCTTGTGGTGATTGTTGCCGCCTCGGATCAAGCAATTGTAAGGGGCTCTTGTGCTCATCCCTAGAGGAGattgtgaagagcaactctagtggaaTGCTCGTGGCTAGTTGGAGTGCTTCTTGTGTTTGATTCTTGTGTTTGATTCTTGCAGAACCCATGCTGTGGATCTTGCTTGAGTCACTAGTTAGCGCATGAATTACCACATTAAGACTCGCCACAACGAGAATGTAGGTTACCGGCAAGCAACTGGACCTCTAGGATAAATTGATTGTCCCCCTCTTGCCTGGTTCGGTATAAAGCTTCATACTTGTTCATTGCATTCATAACTTGCTTAAGTGAAATAGAGCTACTGCAAGTAGTGGCTTTTAGGGCTTGCTATTTTACTAACCACGTTGCTCTAGTGTTTTTGTATTTGTAGAGAAATtgttataggctattcacccccttaaGCCATTTGGATCCTTTTAGTGCAGACATTGGAGGCTATGCATAACGGCTACGCGACTTTGAGGCTTTGGCTGTTTGGGACTCAAAACCATAGGCACAATTGTTTTGCAGTTTCTGCCTCAAAACCTAGAAGAGGCTTAGGGCAACATGTGGCATCATAGGAGAGCTTGCATTGAGGCAAAGTAACTTCATGAAGGGCACATGGTTGTCTAATGCATGGAACTCAAATAGGACCATTTCACCCTCGGTGGCTAGGTGGTTCAATTCTAAACCTATAGACACTCTTGGAATTGTGTAATAGCCCCATAAATAAGAGATGTGGCTGCCCAAGACAGACATCCTTTTGCCCTTTAGGCTACAGAGCTTCATGGTTTTAGAGAGATTAGGCTATAGAAGAGTGATTGCCTCTTAGGTTAGTTTCTCAACTGAAGTGGGAGGATGTTTGGGAAGAGGCTAGTCTTATGTATAGATGAATTCATGGTTAATTGATTAAAAGTTTGATGAAATTTTGAATTCATCTATTCTCTCCTCCATTTTCTCCTTTTTAGTGATTTTAGTGGTCATTTTTTGGAAGTTGTTCTTGCTGCTGCTTAGTCTGATCTTTTGGCACATTTTTGGATGTCTTTGGGACCCTTGGAACTTAACCAAATCATGTCCTGGAGCCAACTTCTATCTCTTTGGTTCCAAGCCCCAAAACCCCTCTTCTCAACCTTCTTTTGGTGAATTTTTTGAGAATCTTTAGAGCTGAGTTTTCATGGTCATCTTCCTCGCTACCTAGGTGCTATGAGGTTTTGGAAACATATTTAGGCTTTGCCTCCATCTAAATTCTTATGATGAGCACCCTTGAAACCTCCTTCTCAAGAAAAATGTGAAAATCTCAATTTGAGAGCATAAATACAAATCTGATGACCAAGTTTGGGCAAGATCTACCTTCACTATGTTCTAGGGGAAAAGTGTACAAAATTTTGTGTCATTTGGAGTTCATTTCCTTAGGTTTTGACCTTCTTCAAACATTCTTGGGCTGAAATATGCAAAAACATGCTTAGCTAGGTTTCAAAACTGGCCTATGCAGGTTTGAAAACAGGATTAGCTGGGTTCATATAGGCTAAGCTGGGTTCCAATCTAGGCCTAGCTAGGTTTCTCAGAGAAATTGTCTTTTGCATTgtttcttgtttgtgttgcttCCACGATGTTTTTGAGCCATCTCTGATCAACTCTAAGGTtatcttgtcacttgttggcatgTGTGACCTAGATTTGTAGAAGCAAAGTGTTTTGGATTTGTTTTAGGATATAGGCCAATTCTTGAAAAGAATTTTGATTGGATCCCATTCATCCCTCTTTGTCGTCGTCTCAGTCCTTCAGCTAGGTCAATTGTtgtaattttttttggttttccaTTTGTAAAAACTCTTTTGATTTTAATAATAAATTCCTGGTAGGGGCCTGACTCCTCCTATTCCCctcaaaaaaatatattttgtccTTAACATAGTTCCAAAGTTCTTGAATTTATGATGTGATTTAAATGTTAAGAGCTCTCTAAAATTCTATAGGAGGATAAACTCTTTTTTCAAGAAAAAGAACCTGTATTAACTGCACTGGGAAGAACACAAGCCGACCATAGGAGATATTATAGGACACATTTGATTTTTGGCATTTTGCTCCTATACTCCTAGTTTGCTACTTTTCCCCCAACAAATTAAACTTGATGGTTTCTGGTGGTGTTGATGCGGGACGAGAGAGAAGTATGCAGTATGCTGCTAGGATGGGCTGAAAAGGCTAGGATTATATTCTAGGAAAGGAAGTGGGGTGGTGAGATGACATTCAAACAGACCTTTCTATAAATCTAAATAGTTAATTAGATTATTGCATTTATTTATTGGTCTTTTTTGCGATGAACCTTTATATTACTCAGAAAAGTTATTACATTTCTAAGCAAGTATATGTTGCACACACGCACACAGGCGTTCCAAACCTTAAACAACTCTCTTCATGTGGAAGTTCATGGGCACTACCATGCATATATATGTTCTCTCTTCATGTGAATCACTCTTCACTCTAGTAATTTCAGCCTCCACCGCTTCATCGATAATGAAGCATATCTCAGTCTGGTGGCAATTTTTATCTTGTATGTAGTATAGGCTCAATGCTCATCGTGATTGGTTAGTTTTTTTTTGGATAAAGAAAATATAAGAAAGTATCAACTGCTTCAATGTTTAATTAATCGCAAATAACAGTGGTACAAGCTTCAGTATTCTTTTGCGTGACCTAAGCATGTTGCATCTTTC encodes:
- the LOC136471571 gene encoding RING-H2 finger protein ATL39-like, with the protein product MPTLLSARSRGTNRGGEAADADGGAGGNRACYGIAACSVALLLFCALAVSVSLWMAFTFGGLALVAFGAAGCLARGPNRSSDGVSAQREAAGAAPRTQRRFGLPKAAINALPTFAYELSLIRGADGAEGEGGDLESGTEAAGGEPCSVCLEDVQAGEMVRQLPACKHLFHVGCIDMWLHSHRTCPVCRCNLLTPPRKVAAKAAPAPAPTAEAAEPPADEALPPV